Proteins encoded in a region of the Devosia sp. RR2S18 genome:
- a CDS encoding sn-glycerol-3-phosphate import ATP-binding protein UgpC, with protein MATITLSGVKKTYPGGAQVVHGLDLNILDGELVVLVGPSGCGKSTLLRMIAGLETVTEGTIAIDDAVVNDKEPAERDIAMVFQNYALYPHMSVRQNLEYGLKNRGTPRPEIDARVSEAARILEITPFLDRKPRQLSGGQRQRVAMGRAIVRQPKAFLFDEPLSNLDAKLRGQMRIEIRRLQRSLGTTSVYVTHDQLEAMTLADRLVVMHAGRIEQEGKPMDLYERPASLFVAGFIGSPPMNLIPLDQLRAAAGTLPDQLPQGADIIGIRPDALRLGPGEGITLTGVVELIEPVGGESHLYVRLDPLAEPLILVTHGRATVSEAQTITCHIPLSAIHPFNSQSGKRVE; from the coding sequence GGCGAACTGGTGGTGCTGGTGGGCCCTTCGGGCTGCGGCAAGTCCACGCTGCTGCGCATGATCGCCGGGCTCGAAACGGTGACCGAGGGCACCATCGCCATCGACGATGCGGTGGTCAACGACAAGGAACCTGCCGAGCGCGACATCGCCATGGTGTTCCAGAACTATGCGCTGTATCCCCATATGAGCGTGCGGCAGAACCTGGAATACGGGCTCAAGAACCGCGGCACGCCACGACCCGAGATCGACGCCCGCGTCAGTGAAGCGGCCCGCATCCTCGAGATCACGCCCTTCCTCGACCGCAAGCCGCGCCAGCTCTCGGGGGGGCAGCGCCAGCGCGTCGCCATGGGCCGCGCCATCGTGCGCCAGCCCAAGGCCTTCCTGTTCGACGAGCCGCTCTCCAATCTCGACGCCAAGCTGCGCGGGCAGATGCGCATCGAGATCCGCCGGCTCCAGCGCTCGCTGGGCACCACCAGCGTCTATGTGACCCACGACCAGCTCGAGGCCATGACCCTGGCCGATCGGCTGGTGGTGATGCATGCCGGCCGCATCGAGCAGGAGGGCAAGCCCATGGACCTCTATGAGCGGCCCGCCTCGCTCTTCGTCGCGGGGTTCATCGGCTCGCCACCCATGAACCTCATCCCCCTCGATCAGCTTCGCGCCGCCGCCGGCACGCTGCCCGACCAGCTACCCCAAGGCGCCGACATCATCGGCATCCGCCCCGACGCCCTGCGTCTGGGTCCGGGCGAAGGCATCACCCTCACCGGCGTGGTTGAACTGATCGAGCCGGTGGGCGGGGAAAGCCACCTCTATGTGCGTCTCGACCCCCTCGCCGAACCGCTGATCCTGGTTACCCACGGCCGCGCCACCGTCTCCGAAGCCCAAACCATCACCTGCCACATCCCACTCTCAGCCATCCACCCCTTCAACAGCCAATCGGGAAAACGAGTGGAGTAG